In Mangifera indica cultivar Alphonso chromosome 1, CATAS_Mindica_2.1, whole genome shotgun sequence, a single genomic region encodes these proteins:
- the LOC123227822 gene encoding F-box protein PP2-A15-like, whose amino-acid sequence MGASLSNLNGATMGPGLGDIPESCVACVFLYLTPPEICNLARLNRAFRGAASSDAVWEKKLPPNYQDLLHFMPPERYQNLSKKDIFSLLSRPVPFDDGNKEVWIDRVTGRVCMSISAKAMAITGIEDRRYWNWIPTEESRFHVVAYLQQIWWFEVDGIVKFHFPPDVYTLSFRLHLGKFSKRLGRRVCNFEHTHGWDIKPVKLELSTSDGQQASCKCYLDDTEQDDANGNHKRGCWIEYNVGEFIVTDSKPATEVRFSMKQIDCTHSKGGLCVDSVFITPSRLKEWKRKDFIN is encoded by the exons ATGGGCGCATCGCTATCGAACCTTAACGGTGCGACCATGGGTCCGGGACTGGGGGACATACCGGAGAGCTGCGTGGCCTGCGTCTTTTTGTACTTGACTCCACCCGAGATTTGTAATCTTGCTCGATTAAACCGCGCTTTTCGTGGTGCGGCGTCGTCCGATGCCGTTTGGGAAAAGAAGCTTCCGCCTAATTATCAAGATCTGCTCCATTTTATGCCTCCTGAACGCTATCAAAATTTGTCTAAAAAGGACATTTTTTCCCTCCTCTCTCGTCCCGTTCCCTTTGATGATGGAAATAAG GAAGTGTGGATAGATAGAGTTACTGGAAGAGTTTGTATGTCAATATCAGCAAAAGCAATGGCCATAACTGGAATTGAAGATCGGAGATATTGGAATTGGATTCCTACTGAAGAATCTAG ATTCCATGTTGTGGCCTACTTGCAACAGATATGGTGGTTTGAGGTAGATGGGATAGTGAAGTTCCATTTTCCTCCTGATGTCTATACTCTGTCATTCAGGCTTCATCttggaaaattttccaaaaggTTGGGACGGCGAGTGTGTAATTTTGAGCACACCCATGGTTGGGATATAAAGCCTGTAAAATTAGAGTTGTCTACTTCAGATGGTCAGCAAGCATCATGTAAATGTTATTTAGATGACACTGAACAAGATGATGCAAATGGCAACCATAAGCGTGGATGCTGGATTGAGTATAACGTTGGTGAATTCATTGTCACCGACTCAAAACCAGCAACAGAAGTTAGGTTCTCAATGAAACAGATTGATTGCACACACTCGAAAGGTGGGCTTTGTGTAGATTCCGTGTTTATCACCCCCAGTCGTTTGAAAGAGTGGAAAAGGAAAGATTTTATCAATTAG
- the LOC123193416 gene encoding putative homeobox-leucine zipper protein ATHB-51: MDWNSNLRTFLPRPETSFDFLYNYNYDQYSGMDMKHAVMAEKSLGLIPGMDKSNYGSQEKKKRLTTDQLDSLERSFQEEIKLDPDRKMKLSRELGLQPRQIAVWFQNRRARWKAKQLEMLYDALKQEFDAVSKEKQKLQEEVMKLKCMLREQATRKQVSTAGYTEVSGEETVESTSLAMRSSNKPRGLNQHQNINNTEQCNYVFNVVEEYNNPAASSPFWGVLSSYP, encoded by the exons ATGGATTGGAATAGCAACTTAAGAACCTTTCTTCCTCGACCCGAAACTTCTTTTGACTTCCTCTACAACTATAACTACGACCAATACTCAG GTATGGATATGAAGCATGCAGTAATGGCAGAGAAATCACTGGGGTTGATTCCAGGAATGGACAAGAGCAACTATGGAAGTCAGGAGAAGAAGAAGCGATTGACAACCGATCAGCTAGATTCACTGGAGAGGAGTTTCCAAGAGGAGATTAAGCTTGACCCTGATCGAAAAATGAAGCTCTCCAGGGAGCTTGGACTTCAGCCTAGACAAATCGCCGTCTGGTTCCAAAATAGGCGTGCAAGGTGGAAGGCCAAGCAGCTTGAGATGCTTTATGATGCTCTTAAACAAGAGTTTGATGCTGTCTCCAAAGAGAAGCAGAAGCTCCAAGAAGAG GTGATGAAGTTAAAATGTATGCTAAGAGAGCAAGCCACAAGGAAGCAAGTATCCACTGCTGGGTACACTGAAGTGTCGGGAGAAGAAACAGTTGAAAGCACATCTCTGGCAATGCGAAGCTCAAACAAGCCAAGAGGattaaatcaacatcaaaatattaacaatacGGAACAATGCAACTACGTTTTCAATGTTGTTGAGGAGTATAATAACCCTGCGGCATCATCTCCTTTCTGGGGTGTTTTGTCTTCTTATCCATAA
- the LOC123219404 gene encoding peptidyl-prolyl cis-trans isomerase FKBP16-4, chloroplastic isoform X2, whose protein sequence is MELFSFPCYQNHPSTFLHNPLISSPISRKRASKANSSVFLPCHCSFSSPNETAKPTILSSQHGARRALIGSFLIAAAEIFVCDITEAVSKRALKGAKIPESEYKTLPNGLKYYDLKVGSGPVAKKGSRVAVHYVAKWKNITFMTSRQGLGIGGGTPYGFDVGQSERGNVLKGLDLGVEGMHVGGQVRPVSSAANSSSGARLWK, encoded by the exons atggaGCTCTTCTCCTTTCCCTGCTATCAAAACCACCCATCTACTTTCCTTCACAACCCTCTTATTTCCAGTCCCATCTCAA GGAAGAGAGCATCCAAAGCAAACTCAAGTGTGTTCCTGCCTTGTCACTGCtcattttcttcaccaaatGAAACTGCAAAACCAACAATACTTTCTTCACAACATGGGGCCAGGAGGGCACTCATTGGTTCCTTCCTTATTGCTG CTGCGGAAATTTTTGTCTGTGACATTACTGAAGCTGTTAGCAAAAGAGCT CTTAAAGGAGCCAAAATACCAGAGAGCGAATACAAAACGCTTCCCAATGGTTTAAA GTACTATGACTTGAAGGTTGGAAGTGGACCGGTAGCGAAGAAAGGATCCAGGGTTGCA GTTCACTATGTTGCCAAATGGAAGAATATCACTTTTATGACTAGTAGACAAGGACTTGGTATCGGTGGCGGCACG CCTTACGGGTTTGATGTGGGTCAATCCGAGAGAGGAAATGTCCTTAAAGGATTAGACCTTGGGGTTGAAGGGATGCATGTTGGAGGGCAGGTTAGACCAGTTTCTT CGGCTGCTAATAGTTCCTCCGGAGCTCGCTTATGGAAGTAA
- the LOC123219398 gene encoding SRSF protein kinase 2: protein MAERPPEDDRSSEESSDCTSEDEGIEDYRRGGYHAVRIGDAFKNGRYVVQSKLGWGHFSTVWLAWDTQKTHYVALKVQKSAQHYTEAAMDEITILQQIAEGDPDDKKCVVKLLDHFKHSGPNGQHVCMVFEYLGDNLLTLIKYSDYHGVPVHRVKEICYHILVGLDYLHRQLSIIHTDLKPENILLLSMIDPSKDPRKSGAPLILPNKDKILLEALDGNSNGGLTRNQKKKVRRKAKHVALGCVGKDVATEGDANPETFDAVESSLNAKSSVDLVGDLPSSSASGSKESDADATKATGSGKLGNKRGSRSTRKKLLQSVDLKCKLVDFGNACWTYKQFTNDIQTRQYRCPEVILGSKYSTSADLWSFACICFELATGDVLFDPHSGDNFDRDEDHLALMMELLGMMPRKIALGGRYSRDFFNRYGDLRHIRRLRFWPLNKVLMEKYEFSEQDANNMTDFLVPILDFVPEKRPTAAQCLLHPWMNAVPCSLEPSMPATQNHAADNLKSEKKEREKDEREAMEAGMSNISISVDLKSGKDTESSSKTTKVLSSNT, encoded by the exons ATGGCGGAGAGGCCGCCGGAGGATGATCGTAGCAGCGAAGAGAGCAGCGACTGCACGTCTGAGGACGAAGGAATCGAGGATTACAGGCGTGGTGGATATCATGCCGTTAGAATTGGTGACGCCTTCAAAAACGGCCGTTATGTTGTGCAATCGAAGCTCGGCTGGGGACATTTCTCCACCGTTTGGCTCGCTTGGGACACTCAAAAAACC CACTATGTAGCTCTGAAGGTTCAAAAGAGTGCTCAGCACTACACTGAGGCGGCTATGGATGAGATAACTATCTTACAACAAATTGCAGAGGGAGACCCAGATGACAAAAAATGTGTAGTAAAGCTCTTGGATCATTTTAAGCATTCGGGCCCAAATGGACAACATGTTTGTATGGTTTTTGAGTACTTAGGGGATAATCTTTTGACCCTTATTAAGTATAGTGATTATCATGGAGTCCCTGTTCATAGGGTTAAAGAGATCTGTTACCATATATTAGTGGGCTTAGATTACTTGCACAGACAGCTCTCTATTATACACACTGATCTGAAACCAGAGAATATATTGCTCTTGTCCATGATAGATCCCTCTAAGGATCCCAGAAAATCAGGCGCTCCTCTCATTCTTCCCAATAAAGATAAGATTCTGTTGGAGGCTCTGGATGGGAATTCAAATGGAGGTTTGACAAGAAATCAGAAGAAAAAAGTTAGAAGGAAGGCTAAGCATGTAGCTCTGGGGTGTGTGGGGAAGGATGTTGCTACTGAAGGTGATGCAAATCCTGAAACGTTTGATGCAGTGGAGTCATCTCTTAATGCAAAATCAAGTGTGGATTTGGTGGGAGACCTGCCAAGTAGTTCTGCCAGTGGAAGTAAGGAATCAGATGCTGATGCAACAAAGGCTACTGGATCCGGGAAGCTAGGTAATAAACGGGGGAGCCGTTCTACAAGGAAGAAACTGCTCCAATCAGTAGACTTGAAGTGCAAATTAGTGGACTTTGGAAATGCTTGTTGGACGTACAAACAGTTTACGAATGATATTCAAACAAGACAGTATAGGTGCCCGGAGGTGATCTTAGGTTCTAAATATTCTACATCAGCAGATCTTTGGTCCTTTGCTTGCATTTGTTTTGAGCTTGCAACTGGTGATGTACTCTTTGATCCTCACAGCGGTGACAACTTTGACAGGGATGAG GATCACTTAGCACTGATGATGGAGCTTCTTGGAATGATGCCTCGAAAG ATTGCTTTAGGTGGCCGGTATTCTCGGGACTTTTTTAATAGATATGGTGATCTTAGGCATATTCGTCGGTTGCGCTTCTGGCCTCTTAATAAGGTTCTTATGGAGAAATATGAATTTAGCGAGCAAGATGCAAATAACATGACTGACTTCTTGGTTCCAATCCTTGATTTTGTCCCTGAGAAGCGGCCCACTGCAGCTCAGTGCCTTCTTCATCCATGGATGAATGCAGTCCCTTGTAGCTTAGAGCCATCTATGCCTGCTACCCAAAATCATGCTGCTGACAATCTCAAGTctgagaaaaaagagagagagaaggatgAGAGAGAGGCAATGGAAGCTGGAATGAGTAATATTTCTATCAGTGTGGATTTAAAATCAGGCAAAGATACGGAGTCTAGCAGTAAAACCACGAAGGTTTTATCTAGCAATACCTAA
- the LOC123219404 gene encoding peptidyl-prolyl cis-trans isomerase FKBP16-4, chloroplastic isoform X1: MELFSFPCYQNHPSTFLHNPLISSPISRKRASKANSSVFLPCHCSFSSPNETAKPTILSSQHGARRALIGSFLIAAAEIFVCDITEAVSKRALKGAKIPESEYKTLPNGLKYYDLKVGSGPVAKKGSRVAVHYVAKWKNITFMTSRQGLGIGGGTPYGFDVGQSERGNVLKGLDLGVEGMHVGGQRLLIVPPELAYGSKGVQEIPPNATIELDVELLSIKQSPFGTPVKIVEG, from the exons atggaGCTCTTCTCCTTTCCCTGCTATCAAAACCACCCATCTACTTTCCTTCACAACCCTCTTATTTCCAGTCCCATCTCAA GGAAGAGAGCATCCAAAGCAAACTCAAGTGTGTTCCTGCCTTGTCACTGCtcattttcttcaccaaatGAAACTGCAAAACCAACAATACTTTCTTCACAACATGGGGCCAGGAGGGCACTCATTGGTTCCTTCCTTATTGCTG CTGCGGAAATTTTTGTCTGTGACATTACTGAAGCTGTTAGCAAAAGAGCT CTTAAAGGAGCCAAAATACCAGAGAGCGAATACAAAACGCTTCCCAATGGTTTAAA GTACTATGACTTGAAGGTTGGAAGTGGACCGGTAGCGAAGAAAGGATCCAGGGTTGCA GTTCACTATGTTGCCAAATGGAAGAATATCACTTTTATGACTAGTAGACAAGGACTTGGTATCGGTGGCGGCACG CCTTACGGGTTTGATGTGGGTCAATCCGAGAGAGGAAATGTCCTTAAAGGATTAGACCTTGGGGTTGAAGGGATGCATGTTGGAGGGCAG CGGCTGCTAATAGTTCCTCCGGAGCTCGCTTATGGAAGTAAAGGAGTCCAGGAAATCCCTCCGAATGCAACAATTGAG TTGGATGTAGAACTACTATCAATCAAACAAAGTCCATTTGG AACTCCTGTGAAAATTGTTGAAGGTTAA